One segment of Pseudoalteromonas rubra DNA contains the following:
- a CDS encoding endonuclease: protein MITKKQASCLTKRLVGSALGLLSTMTWGQVNNGDFEQWQLGKPSNWTTIDSGISLTTEQNRVQSGQTAAAVSVLTTTQGNTDLTQSVSVEAGKTYTFSTWVYHTEGGVRARLVADGYHNYSDPQQLNQWQQLRHDYTATSNGQITVGLRFYDVSGFDGNETVYVDNFQPSGAATTPPPAGGSCQDHALTFSLTTDRYGEETSWVIKNASNATVASGQNYGASQNYSEAVCLTDGSYTFTISDSYGDGICCSYGNGSYSLTGPSGTLASGSQFTSSASHSFTLGTDNGGGDGGGDTPTGYYSAAAGLSGYALKTALHNIIASHNNQGYSAIWSFIDQYERDRYFENNGTVLDRYSEKPTGTDSHEFTAVSDQCGTARTEGDCYNREHSFPKSWFGGKIEPMNSDIHHIFASDGYVNNRRSSFPFGEVGSSTYISSNGSKVGSGSGIGYSGTVFEPIDAFKGDFARAYFYMATRYQDRIASWQSYSTNGDAVLNGSSDQVFESWVVTMLKRWHLADPVDALERARNDGAYQFQGNRNPFVDHPEFVEKIW, encoded by the coding sequence ATGATTACAAAAAAACAGGCTTCGTGCCTGACAAAGCGTCTGGTGGGCAGTGCCTTAGGCTTGCTCAGTACCATGACATGGGGACAGGTAAACAATGGAGATTTCGAACAATGGCAGCTGGGTAAGCCCAGCAACTGGACCACCATTGACTCGGGTATCTCTTTGACTACCGAACAAAATCGCGTTCAAAGCGGACAGACAGCAGCCGCCGTCAGTGTGCTCACCACAACGCAGGGGAATACGGATCTGACACAATCAGTATCCGTAGAGGCCGGTAAGACTTACACCTTCAGTACCTGGGTGTATCATACTGAAGGCGGTGTCAGAGCTCGCCTGGTAGCCGACGGTTATCACAATTATTCAGACCCACAGCAATTAAACCAATGGCAACAACTGCGCCACGATTATACGGCCACCAGCAATGGCCAAATCACCGTGGGCCTGCGTTTTTACGATGTCAGTGGATTTGACGGCAACGAAACCGTCTATGTCGATAACTTTCAGCCCAGCGGTGCTGCAACCACACCACCGCCAGCCGGAGGAAGCTGCCAGGATCACGCGCTCACTTTCAGCCTGACCACAGACAGGTATGGCGAAGAAACCAGCTGGGTCATTAAGAACGCGTCGAACGCGACTGTGGCCAGTGGTCAAAATTACGGGGCCAGCCAGAACTACAGTGAAGCGGTATGTTTAACAGATGGTTCATACACTTTTACGATATCTGACAGCTATGGTGACGGCATTTGTTGCAGTTATGGAAACGGCTCATATAGCCTGACAGGCCCATCCGGGACGCTGGCGTCGGGTAGCCAGTTTACTTCTTCGGCTTCGCACAGCTTCACGCTGGGCACGGACAATGGAGGTGGCGACGGCGGTGGTGATACCCCGACTGGTTACTATAGTGCCGCAGCAGGGTTAAGCGGTTATGCGCTTAAAACAGCACTTCATAATATCATTGCCAGCCATAACAATCAGGGCTATAGCGCTATCTGGTCGTTCATCGATCAATACGAGCGTGACCGCTACTTCGAGAACAATGGTACTGTACTGGACCGTTACTCAGAAAAACCAACCGGCACCGACAGCCACGAGTTTACGGCGGTGAGCGATCAATGTGGTACCGCCCGTACGGAAGGCGACTGCTACAACCGTGAACATTCGTTCCCGAAAAGCTGGTTTGGTGGCAAGATTGAGCCAATGAACTCGGACATTCATCATATCTTTGCATCTGATGGCTACGTGAACAATCGTCGCAGCAGCTTTCCATTTGGCGAGGTCGGCAGCAGTACGTATATCTCCAGTAATGGCAGTAAAGTAGGGAGTGGTTCTGGCATCGGTTACAGTGGCACCGTGTTTGAACCAATCGACGCGTTTAAGGGAGACTTTGCCCGCGCCTACTTCTATATGGCGACCCGCTACCAGGACCGCATTGCCAGCTGGCAAAGCTACTCCACGAATGGAGATGCCGTGCTCAATGGCAGCAGTGATCAGGTCTTTGAAAGCTGGGTTGTCACTATGCTCAAACGCTGGCACCTGGCAGATCCGGTTGATGCACTGGAACGTGCCCGCAATGACGGTGCCTATCAATTCCAGGGCAACCGCAATCCGTTTGTGGACCACCCTGAATTTGTAGAGAAGATTTGGTAA
- a CDS encoding TetR family transcriptional regulator: MPRRTKEEAEQTRLALIKSALQLFSEKGVAHTTLMDISKAAGVTKGAFYWHFKNKLEVLEAITQEYALPLDEAAQQKLETLTPSPANLIDAIAFYFETLEQSEALIAFQEVILFKCEYTDEFSALLKRDKDDLEKARDTFAAFIGDMDEAHWLGPRGDAQHIEAVSQALLNALVGALFHWLTTRQGILSQTVTQTVRLILRGGGLKVE; the protein is encoded by the coding sequence ATGCCCAGAAGAACCAAAGAAGAAGCCGAACAGACGCGGTTGGCGCTGATCAAATCGGCGCTACAATTATTCAGTGAAAAAGGGGTCGCGCATACCACCCTGATGGACATTTCCAAGGCCGCAGGCGTTACCAAAGGGGCGTTTTACTGGCATTTCAAAAACAAGCTGGAAGTGTTGGAGGCCATTACTCAGGAATATGCCTTGCCGCTGGATGAGGCGGCCCAGCAAAAGCTGGAAACCCTGACACCCAGCCCGGCGAACCTGATTGATGCAATCGCCTTTTATTTTGAGACACTGGAACAATCAGAAGCACTGATTGCCTTTCAGGAAGTCATTTTGTTTAAGTGTGAATATACTGATGAGTTCAGTGCATTGCTTAAACGGGACAAGGATGATTTAGAGAAAGCACGAGATACTTTCGCGGCTTTTATTGGCGATATGGATGAGGCGCACTGGCTTGGCCCGAGAGGCGACGCGCAGCATATAGAAGCGGTGAGTCAGGCATTGCTCAATGCTTTAGTAGGGGCGTTGTTTCATTGGTTGACAACCCGTCAGGGAATACTGTCCCAGACAGTGACTCAGACCGTCCGGCTGATTTTACGCGGTGGCGGGCTAAAAGTGGAATAA
- a CDS encoding efflux RND transporter permease subunit gives MIKGRLAYKLFVDKVISTLLLAILLVGGILAYSGMLKENYPDLEIPQAIITVEWPGAAAEQVEKEVTKPLEDALNGLQGLKKLQSGSQFSYAVIAVEFKSDEPMSEAMQRLRAKVDEGKAEFPGAVKTPLIEQVSVNDTPVIEFMLYGSLDDTGFSQVVKTIEKRLEAMSGVKKVDKGGYRETVVHVRMLPDRLRSLKISPSLVRQRIEEANLDTSWGEYDDGNRIHRLYLAGRFDDIKTLQQLPVARLSDNRLVRLEEVALVYKGLDKVKSETYFSELGEPFTQGVSLGVKKRPGVDTITLINEVKTAMADYQTQGFWPEGLKVQIISDESALIDESFANVFGNIWQAMLAVFIILMVLLTWREALIAGAAIPLTFLGALMILGLFGYTLNTMMIIGMVLALGMLVDVFILVMEGMHDNLYSKRLRFQDAALATVKTYAMPAFSGQLTTILAMAPMMAIGGVDGKFIRLIPITAVLCLVLSYLIAFLICIPLSQYLLRNAKETQMSTVDTLTQAAGQALQRWLGRFALRSRRQSGAWVAGSMLVWVISIGLMSTLPSLLYPKGDGRNLAITIELGPNATLAQSRAVAERAGEYLATRPYFENVTMYVGKKSPRAISSISDQLLLNENPNLVGFSALFVPKHAREQLAYEYVPELRTGLNEALADVAGVTVLFTPEVGGSSNDDPLQIVLSGPDMAQLSAYASELQPQLATINGVTDVRNNLGAWQSQVRLTADREALNFHGITEQDFASQLRLAMEADEYGKFKLAGTEDDLKIRLSTYWESRDEDIGGPKSHAEISLFTPSGELVPGGNLVEYEIDAVPPLYTHAQTQRAITIKAKVDGITVGEVISQLEPQLSAWQQNWPEGYHYNYAGEAENAEETYGSAGIVFVLAIMMVFAVLTLALGSFKQPLVVLFTIPLALIGTFTGFWVFQIPFSFPAMIGLIALVGIVVNNAIVMLDTINGHIKAGVVLREACARGAAERLRPIIGTSITTIVGLVPLGLSDPTWFPLCFAIIFGLLASTLVAMIVIPAMYMLVSRPVTEKPAQHYVGTN, from the coding sequence ATGATTAAGGGAAGACTGGCGTATAAGTTGTTTGTCGACAAAGTCATCTCGACGCTGTTGCTGGCGATTTTACTGGTGGGTGGGATACTGGCTTACTCCGGTATGCTGAAAGAAAATTACCCGGACCTGGAAATACCTCAGGCTATTATCACAGTGGAATGGCCAGGGGCTGCCGCCGAGCAGGTTGAGAAGGAAGTAACCAAGCCGCTGGAAGATGCGCTCAATGGTTTGCAGGGGCTAAAGAAGCTGCAAAGTGGTTCGCAGTTTTCTTACGCTGTGATTGCGGTGGAATTTAAGTCTGACGAACCGATGAGCGAGGCGATGCAGCGCCTCAGAGCCAAAGTGGATGAAGGGAAGGCGGAGTTTCCCGGTGCGGTGAAAACCCCGTTGATCGAACAGGTATCGGTGAATGATACGCCGGTTATAGAATTTATGCTGTATGGCTCGCTGGACGATACGGGCTTTAGTCAGGTGGTTAAAACCATTGAGAAGCGCCTGGAGGCCATGTCCGGGGTGAAAAAGGTTGATAAGGGCGGCTACCGTGAAACTGTGGTGCATGTGCGCATGCTACCTGACAGGTTAAGGTCGTTGAAAATATCGCCTAGCCTGGTTCGTCAGCGCATTGAAGAGGCTAACCTGGATACTAGCTGGGGTGAATATGACGATGGTAATCGTATTCACCGTCTTTATCTTGCGGGTCGTTTTGATGACATCAAAACGTTGCAACAGCTGCCCGTAGCAAGACTTAGTGATAACCGTTTAGTGCGTCTGGAAGAGGTTGCACTGGTCTACAAAGGGCTGGATAAAGTTAAAAGTGAAACCTACTTTTCCGAATTGGGTGAGCCGTTCACGCAGGGGGTGTCACTGGGAGTGAAAAAGCGCCCTGGCGTCGACACCATCACTCTGATCAATGAAGTGAAAACAGCCATGGCTGACTATCAGACACAGGGGTTCTGGCCGGAGGGTCTGAAGGTGCAGATCATCAGTGATGAAAGCGCGCTGATTGATGAGTCGTTTGCCAATGTCTTCGGTAATATCTGGCAGGCTATGCTGGCTGTGTTCATTATTCTGATGGTGTTACTCACCTGGCGGGAAGCATTGATCGCGGGCGCAGCCATCCCACTTACGTTTCTTGGTGCGCTGATGATCCTGGGTCTATTCGGTTATACCCTCAATACCATGATGATCATTGGTATGGTATTGGCACTGGGCATGCTGGTCGATGTGTTTATTCTGGTGATGGAAGGCATGCATGACAATTTGTATAGTAAACGATTGCGTTTTCAGGACGCGGCGCTGGCAACTGTTAAAACCTATGCCATGCCGGCGTTTTCAGGTCAGCTGACCACCATTCTGGCAATGGCCCCGATGATGGCGATTGGCGGCGTGGATGGTAAATTTATCCGGCTCATTCCCATTACCGCTGTACTGTGCCTGGTGCTGAGTTACCTGATAGCTTTTTTGATCTGTATTCCTCTATCGCAGTATCTGTTACGTAATGCCAAAGAGACGCAGATGAGTACCGTTGACACATTGACTCAGGCTGCCGGACAGGCATTACAGCGCTGGCTAGGTCGGTTTGCACTGCGCAGCCGTCGTCAGTCTGGTGCCTGGGTCGCAGGGAGCATGCTCGTCTGGGTAATATCGATTGGCTTGATGAGCACCTTGCCTTCACTGCTTTACCCCAAAGGGGATGGCCGAAATTTGGCGATCACAATTGAGCTGGGGCCGAATGCAACGCTTGCCCAAAGTCGCGCGGTGGCCGAACGTGCAGGAGAATACCTCGCTACCAGGCCATACTTCGAAAACGTGACTATGTACGTAGGTAAAAAGAGCCCCCGGGCAATCAGTTCTATCAGTGATCAACTGTTGCTCAATGAAAACCCTAATCTGGTCGGCTTTTCAGCCTTGTTTGTACCAAAGCATGCGCGCGAGCAGTTAGCCTATGAGTATGTGCCTGAACTCAGAACCGGCCTCAACGAGGCACTGGCAGATGTGGCGGGGGTCACTGTCTTGTTTACGCCGGAGGTAGGTGGTTCGAGCAATGATGATCCATTGCAAATTGTACTCAGTGGCCCGGATATGGCGCAATTGTCAGCCTATGCCAGTGAGCTTCAGCCGCAACTGGCAACCATTAATGGGGTGACAGATGTGCGTAACAACCTGGGGGCCTGGCAAAGTCAGGTTAGGTTGACGGCTGATAGGGAAGCGCTTAATTTTCATGGTATTACAGAGCAAGACTTTGCCAGTCAACTGCGCCTCGCGATGGAGGCCGATGAGTACGGTAAGTTTAAACTGGCAGGGACCGAAGATGACCTGAAAATCCGGCTTAGCACCTATTGGGAAAGTCGCGATGAAGATATAGGCGGACCAAAATCACATGCTGAGATCAGCCTGTTCACACCCAGTGGAGAGCTGGTACCGGGCGGCAACCTGGTAGAGTATGAGATTGATGCGGTGCCGCCACTGTATACTCATGCACAGACCCAACGTGCCATCACCATCAAAGCTAAGGTGGACGGCATCACTGTGGGGGAAGTGATCTCACAGCTTGAACCACAGCTAAGTGCCTGGCAGCAAAACTGGCCAGAGGGGTATCACTATAATTACGCAGGAGAAGCTGAAAATGCAGAGGAAACCTATGGCTCTGCCGGGATTGTGTTTGTACTGGCGATCATGATGGTGTTTGCAGTCCTGACCCTGGCGTTGGGTTCATTTAAACAACCTCTGGTGGTGCTATTTACCATTCCATTGGCGTTGATAGGTACCTTTACCGGATTCTGGGTGTTTCAAATTCCCTTTTCTTTCCCGGCGATGATAGGGTTGATAGCTTTGGTGGGTATTGTGGTCAACAACGCGATAGTGATGCTCGACACCATCAATGGCCATATCAAAGCGGGTGTGGTGCTGCGCGAGGCCTGTGCACGTGGTGCAGCGGAACGTCTGAGGCCTATCATTGGTACTAGCATCACCACCATAGTCGGGTTAGTGCCACTGGGATTAAGCGACCCAACTTGGTTCCCGTTGTGCTTCGCGATTATCTTTGGCTTACTGGCATCGACGCTGGTGGCAATGATTGTCATACCGGCAATGTACATGCTAGTCTCGCGACCAGTAACCGAAAAGCCTGCTCAACACTATGTTGGAACAAACTGA
- a CDS encoding efflux RND transporter periplasmic adaptor subunit produces the protein MKSYLVIATTVMSLWFVQPVYAEALSDAYAVEVSPVNKQMVRDWAFAEGIAQGIRREYLNFESGGKVVFLADDHSGNRLRPGSFVSGPKAGERFGQLLARVDERTGAEAVKGYEASLRSAILGIEQAQAQLHQAQNNHHLAQTNFQRAESMWTRQLISKERYEAAKTDLLNTQQSMNNASAALAAARSQKLAAQAQLNQGKVNLEKTGIFAPFDGQLRAVNIRQGDYWAGPAAAMSDKEREMHAAMVVIDTSQYEVTLNVPYYAADKLAEGQTVYLSWSNEKLLNAARSGFTTRDIGLGKIFSVSPSISLNKRAVEVKVHTFQGADTLKDGMHVSAWINVAEKPLALSVPHQAVMMRNNQPFVYVVNQENKAQLTAIETGIEDLYRVEVVAGLTAGQRVVVNGEHLLVHGSQVRIVGAAHD, from the coding sequence GTGAAATCCTATCTAGTTATTGCAACCACAGTTATGAGTCTGTGGTTCGTTCAACCTGTTTATGCAGAGGCCTTATCGGATGCCTATGCCGTTGAAGTCAGTCCGGTGAACAAACAAATGGTGAGAGACTGGGCATTTGCCGAGGGGATTGCGCAGGGGATCCGCCGTGAATACCTGAACTTTGAAAGTGGCGGTAAAGTGGTGTTTCTGGCGGATGATCACAGTGGTAACCGTTTGCGTCCCGGCAGTTTTGTTAGCGGCCCCAAGGCAGGCGAACGCTTTGGTCAGCTGCTTGCCCGGGTTGACGAGCGCACCGGTGCGGAAGCGGTAAAAGGGTATGAGGCGTCATTACGTAGTGCCATATTGGGCATTGAACAGGCTCAGGCACAGTTGCATCAGGCACAAAACAATCATCACCTGGCACAGACGAATTTTCAGCGTGCCGAATCTATGTGGACGCGTCAGCTCATTTCTAAAGAGCGCTATGAGGCGGCAAAAACCGATCTGCTTAACACTCAGCAGTCGATGAATAATGCGTCAGCGGCACTGGCTGCTGCCCGGAGTCAGAAATTGGCTGCACAGGCCCAGCTGAATCAGGGTAAGGTAAATCTGGAGAAAACCGGTATTTTTGCGCCGTTTGATGGCCAGCTCAGAGCAGTCAACATTCGCCAGGGAGATTATTGGGCCGGTCCGGCGGCCGCTATGTCAGACAAAGAGCGTGAAATGCATGCGGCCATGGTGGTGATAGACACCAGTCAATACGAAGTGACGCTCAACGTTCCTTATTACGCGGCGGATAAACTGGCTGAGGGACAAACTGTGTACCTGAGCTGGAGCAATGAGAAGCTGCTAAATGCCGCACGTAGTGGGTTTACCACACGAGATATTGGTCTTGGCAAAATCTTTTCGGTGAGTCCGAGTATCAGCCTGAATAAGCGCGCCGTTGAGGTTAAAGTGCATACTTTCCAGGGCGCTGATACGCTTAAAGATGGTATGCACGTGAGTGCCTGGATAAACGTTGCAGAAAAGCCGCTGGCATTGAGTGTGCCTCATCAGGCAGTGATGATGCGTAATAACCAGCCCTTTGTGTATGTAGTCAATCAAGAAAATAAGGCGCAATTGACTGCAATTGAAACGGGTATTGAAGACCTATATCGGGTTGAAGTTGTGGCCGGCCTGACTGCGGGTCAGCGTGTGGTGGTGAATGGTGAGCATTTGTTAGTGCATGGCAGTCAGGTACGCATTGTCGGAGCGGCTCATGATTAA
- a CDS encoding DUF3103 family protein, whose translation MKRISQMTLSALALSLSAAANATAAPIDAVNNLAAPLAQIDRFNPQAFQVSDIKKVMAKSLAQELAQQGPRWQSTLASQSRLTVQEMGVSAQAQSLIGQASTQTRVLKGLPQSDSNLYQLRLASDTMLNQWQEGEMPLIAFAPKGDDKTWIHVEAYDSEGQLHLLDAQQMPQRPVLVLELDQQQVRREGLAVMQDIFSHARQTQTVERFAQDMLQTNEVRIQSDAISTSVLKRIRLNNDQEPWVLGKAEVYGIVTGVSPSRDEPVLDIVDMPYLDHDGTDYTPNQILIHWERYRWQAADVLLMEQDDNTNYKDLATTFLDIVTQVMRTIPDPNVQGYAIIPQLTNQLIKAMPDHWFSNDDDYVDVFYTLFEGQNYSGYMGASNNAKITLSPLTIEPR comes from the coding sequence ATGAAACGCATATCTCAGATGACCTTATCTGCACTGGCTTTGAGCCTGAGTGCAGCGGCAAATGCAACCGCAGCCCCGATTGACGCTGTGAATAATCTGGCAGCACCACTGGCGCAGATTGACCGTTTTAACCCGCAGGCTTTTCAGGTCAGTGACATCAAAAAAGTGATGGCGAAATCACTGGCTCAGGAACTGGCACAGCAAGGTCCGCGCTGGCAGTCAACGCTGGCGAGCCAGTCTCGCCTCACGGTGCAGGAAATGGGTGTATCAGCTCAGGCACAGTCACTGATTGGTCAGGCAAGTACACAGACACGGGTATTGAAAGGGTTGCCACAAAGCGACAGCAATTTATATCAATTGCGCCTGGCATCTGACACTATGCTGAACCAATGGCAGGAAGGTGAAATGCCACTGATCGCCTTTGCCCCTAAAGGTGATGATAAAACCTGGATCCATGTTGAGGCTTATGACAGTGAGGGCCAGCTACACTTGCTGGATGCGCAGCAAATGCCACAGCGTCCGGTGTTGGTTCTGGAGTTAGATCAACAGCAGGTGCGCCGTGAAGGATTAGCGGTGATGCAGGACATTTTCAGCCATGCCAGACAGACCCAGACCGTTGAGCGTTTTGCACAGGACATGTTGCAAACCAATGAGGTGCGTATTCAGTCTGACGCGATTTCAACCAGCGTTTTAAAGCGTATTCGCCTTAATAATGATCAGGAACCTTGGGTGCTGGGGAAAGCGGAAGTCTATGGGATTGTCACCGGGGTGAGCCCATCACGTGACGAACCCGTACTGGATATCGTTGATATGCCCTACCTGGACCATGATGGTACAGACTACACACCTAACCAAATCCTTATCCACTGGGAGCGTTATCGCTGGCAGGCTGCTGACGTGCTGCTGATGGAGCAGGATGACAACACCAATTACAAAGATTTAGCGACGACCTTTTTAGATATCGTGACGCAGGTAATGCGCACTATCCCGGATCCAAATGTACAGGGTTATGCGATCATTCCGCAGTTGACCAATCAGTTGATTAAAGCCATGCCGGATCACTGGTTTAGTAATGACGATGACTACGTCGATGTGTTCTATACCCTATTTGAAGGTCAGAATTACAGCGGTTATATGGGTGCCAGCAACAACGCAAAAATCACCTTATCTCCCTTAACTATCGAGCCAAGATAA
- a CDS encoding LysR family transcriptional regulator, whose protein sequence is MCSYVSDNQAKLSIWLQSFYHIALSGSFSKAAKKLGQSRSTLTNHVFELESLYSVRLINRTTRSFSLSREGDALFEQCKRLNLAISESHEMLRDFSQNSEGLLRVKIPSVLDNKVFHALLSQYKKSHPNVILDIMVDNNLGDLVAEKVDVALHLGELPDSNYICKRLTTFNTYVVASKEYWRSHPKPSHPSELINHPCIRYRHCKTGNKWSFSDIGKQFLVDIGTSHICDSDEMLISFALDGSGIATALDFTSKQYIEDGTLETCLEEWTHEVQLNALLQHRDNMSSRVRNFIDALITLIPSLNT, encoded by the coding sequence ATGTGCAGTTATGTATCGGATAACCAAGCGAAGCTCAGTATCTGGCTTCAGTCTTTTTATCATATTGCGCTCAGTGGTAGCTTTTCCAAAGCTGCAAAAAAGTTAGGCCAATCGCGCAGTACCCTAACAAATCATGTGTTTGAACTTGAGTCCTTGTATTCCGTTCGGCTTATCAACAGAACCACAAGAAGCTTTTCCCTGAGCCGTGAAGGCGATGCCCTATTTGAGCAATGCAAACGGCTCAATCTGGCCATTTCAGAAAGTCACGAAATGCTCCGTGATTTTTCACAAAACAGCGAAGGGCTACTCAGAGTTAAAATCCCCAGCGTCCTCGATAACAAAGTCTTTCATGCCCTCCTCAGTCAATATAAAAAAAGCCACCCCAACGTCATTTTAGATATTATGGTCGACAACAACCTGGGAGACCTGGTCGCAGAAAAAGTGGATGTTGCTTTACACCTGGGAGAGTTACCCGACAGCAACTATATTTGCAAACGCCTTACGACATTTAATACTTATGTTGTTGCCAGTAAAGAGTACTGGCGCAGCCACCCAAAACCCAGTCATCCAAGTGAGTTAATTAATCACCCGTGTATTCGCTATCGCCACTGTAAAACCGGTAATAAGTGGAGTTTCAGTGATATTGGAAAGCAGTTTTTAGTTGATATAGGGACGTCCCATATCTGTGACAGTGATGAAATGCTGATCTCTTTCGCACTAGACGGCTCAGGTATTGCCACCGCGTTAGACTTTACATCGAAGCAATACATTGAAGACGGGACGTTAGAGACATGTCTTGAGGAGTGGACACACGAAGTGCAGCTCAATGCCTTGTTGCAGCACAGAGACAATATGTCGAGCCGCGTAAGAAACTTCATCGATGCACTTATCACACTGATCCCGAGTCTAAATACTTAA
- a CDS encoding TauD/TfdA family dioxygenase, whose product MSISAVPKGRGLELNFSKGLTSSNAVHSYLQSNLSNYDQEIEPYVISEIAKHVIRQKLFENQSILQKVENFAEDNEYDWIIFNNCFDTSGIPSTPCNDNPPEHKTWKMPAATLMGLISLTGHKVASYKGEMNGRLAHMVMPAKNNPLYQSRSTKQLKPHTEVVNGLWPEEIKTNTDKHCIAPDIFGLASIRNPTNCATRVWYLQDLLDSLPYSTIRNLMRPEFRTTSQSSFDINYVNEGVSVIAEINGKLNIRFSYSKLEGLTPRAKSALTELKAYLDDERTVTRLVLKPGQVLILNNRTLLHGRDNLTNHALYDGNDRWLIRMYGFSYDGWRKLPKNERLQHVATV is encoded by the coding sequence ATGAGTATCAGCGCAGTTCCAAAAGGACGAGGATTGGAACTTAACTTCAGCAAAGGGTTGACCAGTTCAAATGCCGTGCACAGTTATTTGCAAAGCAACTTGAGCAATTATGATCAAGAAATAGAGCCTTACGTTATTAGTGAAATTGCAAAGCACGTAATACGGCAAAAACTATTTGAAAATCAGTCTATCTTACAAAAAGTGGAAAACTTTGCTGAAGACAATGAATATGACTGGATAATCTTTAACAACTGTTTTGATACATCAGGTATACCATCGACGCCTTGCAATGATAATCCACCTGAACATAAAACATGGAAAATGCCAGCGGCAACATTAATGGGATTAATTTCTCTAACTGGACACAAAGTTGCCAGTTATAAAGGTGAAATGAATGGGCGTTTAGCCCACATGGTGATGCCAGCAAAAAATAACCCGTTATATCAAAGCCGCTCAACAAAACAGCTCAAACCACACACCGAAGTGGTGAATGGGCTTTGGCCTGAAGAAATAAAAACCAATACAGACAAGCACTGTATTGCACCCGACATATTTGGTCTGGCCAGCATCAGGAACCCAACCAATTGCGCTACACGGGTTTGGTATTTGCAAGATCTGTTGGATAGCCTGCCCTACTCAACCATTCGCAATTTAATGCGGCCCGAATTTAGAACCACCAGCCAGTCTAGCTTCGACATTAACTATGTAAACGAAGGGGTGAGCGTCATCGCGGAAATCAATGGCAAGCTCAACATTCGCTTTAGCTATAGCAAGCTGGAAGGGTTAACGCCACGTGCCAAATCCGCACTGACGGAACTCAAGGCATACCTTGATGATGAGCGTACCGTCACACGTCTCGTGCTCAAACCAGGACAAGTCCTCATTCTCAATAACAGAACACTCCTGCATGGCAGAGACAACCTCACCAACCACGCCCTGTACGATGGCAATGACAGGTGGCTAATCCGAATGTATGGGTTTAGTTATGATGGCTGGAGAAAACTGCCGAAAAATGAACGCCTTCAACATGTAGCAACCGTATAA